aatgtaatgtgattactaaATTGTGAATTAAGGCCAGTGAGCATAATGGAGTCATTCACTTGCTAAGTGAGCTTTTAAATACACAATTGTAAATGCAATTGTGATGCTTCCCATCAATGCTTCTATGGCGTAATGGAGGATTAGACATCATAAAAGGTACTAATGTAGTGACATTTATGCCAAAAAAAATCCATATAGTATTCAGCAATCCATATGACCTACATGTACAGATACGTGTAGACCTGTAGTCAGCATTTGATGTGAGTCTAACATCATATAGAGCATTAAGGGTTCAGAACACCAAACAAGGCTTTAAAATTGGTGCGCAGAAGTattattgcacgtctgtccgtcctgggagaaggatccctcctctgttgctctccctgaggtttctcccatttttccctttcaactgggttttctctggaagtttttccttgtacgatgtgagggtctaaggacagagggtgtcgtattgtcatactgatattctgtacaaactgtgaagtccacggagacaaatgtaacatttgtgatattgggctatataaataaacattgattgattgatattagatgtcatttctttttttcatCAGGGGAAAGTACTGTTGCACCGCCTCGACCTCAACCTCTGACCGAAGGTAACTGCAACTCGAGCCTGCACCTAAAAGAAATCACCAACCTGCCGCTGTGTTTCCAGAGGTTTCGCTGGCTGGTGAGCACCTGCAAGGACGGCTGGAGGGCCTACTATCGCCAGCCTGTCTTCCTGGCAGGAATGGGTCTGGCTTTCCTCTACACCACGGTCCTAGGCTTTGACTGCATCACTACCGGCTATGCGTATACTCAGGGCATAAGCGGCTCTCTCCTCAGTCTGCTGATGGGTGTATCGGCTATCACAGGGCTGATGGGCACCGTGATGTTCACTAGACTCAGGAAGTCCTATGGCCTGGTTAACACAGGCATCATCTCAAGCTGCCTCCACCTGGgctgcttgctgctgtgtgtttGCTCTGTGTTTGCCCCGGGCAGCCCTATGGATCTTAGTTTGCTGATGCCCTATATTACCTCGAACTCTTCCACTGACCTTGGAGGGATGACCAGcaaaagacaaaaacacacTTATGCTCTTAGAGGAGGAAGCAATCAACCACTGCTACCAGACCGCTCCTCCATCCACTGGACCAACAACACTGTGCTCTTTGACAACGTCCCTTCTGATGCGGCGCCAGAATCTTACATCTCCATCATCCTTCTGTTCTTGGGTGTCATAACAGCACGCATTGGTGAGTAAAATTGTTTAAATTAGTCAATATATTACCAAAATAATTGCATCCAAATTGAGTCCATATCTTGTATTGATGTACAATACATGGGAATACCGTTAACTGTAGAGCTTTGCCCATTTACAATTGCATTGCAGATAGTATTAGCCAATGTTAGCTTATTATGACTACATATTATGCCTTGTTCAAGATAGTTGAGAAAGTATGGCAATTACATTGTCTATCCACCAGAGAGCACTGTTATGTACTGGTTAACAGTAAACTGTCCCATTTAATACATATATTGTTGATAATAACAGTTGTTTGGGGGAATTCTAACCTTATATTGATAGTGGACAGTAGACTGGCAATGTCAATATATGGCATGCAGCGTATACCACTGAGCCACCAGGATCCCCCACAATTACATCATTCAATAATTAGACTTTAAGCATCCCAATAAAAATGTCAATGTCTGTTTCATTAACTATAGGTTACGCTCTAGTAAATGGCTTGCTCAACTTTTAAACCCGAGTGATATCTGTGTTTTAGGTCTCTGGTCCTTCGACCTGACAGTGACCCAGCTCCTGCAGGAGAACATCTGTGAGTCAGAGAGGGGTGTGGTGAACGGGGTGCAGAGCTCTATGAATTACCTGATGGATCTGCTTCACTTCATCATGGTGATCTCGGCACCACAGCCACAGCACTTTGGCATCCTAGTCATCATTTCTGTATTATTCATCACCACTGGGCACACTATGTACTTCCTGTACGCACACAAAGCTAAGAGAAAACGCCGCCTGGACACATAAGGAGCAGACTTTGCCCACACATCCAGGCATGAGATGTTTACCAGCACTGACACCACTCTGCACCTGTGAAATGAATGTCTCCCTCCTGTTccgcggctcgtctggtcttcaaccttccaaaattttcccacactacgccgctcctccgctccctccactggcttccggtaactgctagaatccactttaagacactggtacttgcgtaccatgctgcgaatggatctggcccttcctacatccaggacatggttaaaccgtacaccccagcgcatgctctacgctctgcatcagccaaa
This genomic window from Pseudochaenichthys georgianus chromosome 16, fPseGeo1.2, whole genome shotgun sequence contains:
- the LOC117461597 gene encoding ferroportin, which codes for MSQRAGASQCGGVVVEFESGDIRDDRAKRDVNIPGSTLIYLKGPKFLIYVSGALSMWGDRMWHFAISVFLIELYGRNLLLTAVFGLVVAGSVLLLGALIGDWVDRNPRNKVAHASLFIQNISVTVCSIVLMLVFSYKQRIEEIWDGWLTVVCYTVVIILADVANLASTALTIAIQRDWIVVITGYNRGHLAGMNATMRRIDQVTNILAPLAVGQVMTLASNVVGCGFILGWNLVSLIVEFFFLSRVYRIVPALSIKPPVLEEDQVFLQRTERGMSQGESTVAPPRPQPLTEGNCNSSLHLKEITNLPLCFQRFRWLVSTCKDGWRAYYRQPVFLAGMGLAFLYTTVLGFDCITTGYAYTQGISGSLLSLLMGVSAITGLMGTVMFTRLRKSYGLVNTGIISSCLHLGCLLLCVCSVFAPGSPMDLSLLMPYITSNSSTDLGGMTSKRQKHTYALRGGSNQPLLPDRSSIHWTNNTVLFDNVPSDAAPESYISIILLFLGVITARIGLWSFDLTVTQLLQENICESERGVVNGVQSSMNYLMDLLHFIMVISAPQPQHFGILVIISVLFITTGHTMYFLYAHKAKRKRRLDT